In one Oryza glaberrima chromosome 2, OglaRS2, whole genome shotgun sequence genomic region, the following are encoded:
- the LOC127762521 gene encoding GDSL esterase/lipase At2g42990-like encodes MPAASSGPHHQLLGGILLLLLLLLGRTAAVGARVTAVIVFGDSTVDAGNNNAVQTVVRSNFPPYGRDFPGRRATGRFCNGRLATDFYSEAYGLRPFVPAYLDPDYGIRDFATGVCFASAGSGLDVTTAGVFVSKLLTPTLYFTLFLLLFSLFFFPINNLLFGFQNKLQLK; translated from the coding sequence atgccggcggcgtcgtcggggcCGCACCACCAGCTGCTCGgcggcatcctcctcctcctactcctgCTGCtggggcggacggcggcggtgggggcgcgGGTGACGGCGGTGATCGTGTTCGGCGACTCGACGGTGGACGCCGGGAACAACAACGCGGTGCAGACGGTGGTGCGGAGCAACTTCCCGCCCTATGGCCGCGACTTCCCGGGCCGCCGCGCCACTGGGCGCTTCTGCAATGGCCGCCTCGCCACCGACTTCTACTCCGAGGCCTACGGCCTCCGCCCCTTCGTCCCGGCCTACCTCGACCCGGACTACGGCATCCGGGACTTCGCCACCGGCGTCTGCTTCGCTTCCGCGGGCTCCGGCCTCGACGTCACCACCGCCGGCGTCTTCGTGAGTAAACTACTCACTCCTACTCTGTATTTTACTTTGTTTCTGCtgcttttttctttatttttttttccaatcaaCAACTTACTTTTCGGGTTTCAAAATAAACTCCAATTAAAATGA